One part of the Mariniblastus fucicola genome encodes these proteins:
- a CDS encoding S46 family peptidase: MFAIFKRCCLLSLLVAGLCNSTLSQANADEGMWLFNDLPTEHLKSKYGFEPTEEWSDKLMKSCVRFNVGGSASFVSSNGLVLTNHHVAFDTLSKLSDKDNNYAKDGFLAKSMADELKAPDLELNQLIKITDVTDKVNEAISSDMAPGDAAKARRARIGEIESAAKEESGLRSDVVTLYGGGKYHLYQYKKYTDVRLVWAPEASIAFFGGDADNFEYPRFNLDATIFRVYEDDKPAKIEHFLKWSEDGPAENELVFVAGNPGRTSRIFTTAALKYQRDVRMPYILDFIRRREVLLQQFGLGGPEMERIAKDQLFGFQNSRKAYMGMLQGLQDPAMMANAVAAEQKLLEKVSSTEELKEYASAWEKIADVQKRKAKKQGQGVLINSRMFSIAQELVQMATEDLKPSNERLAEFQDSGRESLEQQLFSSAPIYKELQQAILADEIARMCEIRGADDELCQTVLAGKNPNDRASELIFNSKLDDPEVRQQIAAGGIDAIKNSDDPLIKLAVAVDDKVRADRKDSEELGEIEKQAYAQISQVMFAANGTSVYPDATFTLRLAFGPVIGYEEKGKSIPAFTDINGTFAHEESHSGQKDFDLPESWTSARDKIPGGTRMNFVCTTDIIGGNSGSPVVNKDLELVGLIFDGNIQSLIADYAYTDKQGRSVSVHSNAIRESLRYVYDAEFLADQLGK; the protein is encoded by the coding sequence ATGTTCGCAATATTCAAACGTTGTTGCCTGCTCAGCCTGCTTGTGGCTGGCCTGTGCAACAGCACTCTTTCTCAAGCCAATGCTGACGAAGGCATGTGGCTGTTTAACGACCTGCCGACGGAACACCTGAAGTCCAAATACGGATTCGAGCCGACCGAAGAATGGTCTGACAAGCTGATGAAGTCCTGTGTTCGTTTCAACGTGGGCGGATCGGCGTCTTTCGTTTCCAGCAACGGCCTGGTGCTTACCAATCATCACGTCGCGTTCGACACGCTTTCAAAGCTTAGCGACAAAGACAACAACTACGCCAAAGACGGTTTTCTGGCGAAGTCCATGGCAGACGAACTCAAAGCCCCGGACCTTGAGCTGAATCAGCTAATCAAGATCACGGACGTCACCGACAAGGTCAACGAGGCGATCAGTTCCGACATGGCGCCCGGCGATGCGGCGAAGGCTCGACGAGCACGGATTGGAGAGATCGAATCGGCGGCGAAAGAAGAATCCGGTTTGCGTTCCGATGTTGTAACCTTGTACGGCGGAGGCAAGTACCACCTTTACCAATACAAAAAGTACACGGACGTTCGATTGGTGTGGGCGCCGGAAGCCTCCATCGCTTTCTTCGGCGGTGATGCGGATAACTTTGAATACCCTCGCTTCAACCTCGATGCGACGATCTTTCGAGTCTACGAAGACGACAAGCCCGCGAAAATTGAGCACTTTTTGAAATGGTCGGAAGACGGTCCTGCGGAAAACGAACTGGTTTTTGTTGCCGGAAACCCGGGCCGGACCAGTCGCATTTTCACCACCGCGGCTTTGAAGTATCAACGCGATGTTCGCATGCCGTACATTTTGGACTTCATTCGCCGACGCGAAGTTCTGCTGCAACAGTTTGGACTTGGCGGTCCCGAGATGGAGCGAATCGCGAAAGACCAGTTGTTCGGATTCCAGAACTCTCGCAAAGCATACATGGGCATGCTGCAAGGCTTGCAGGATCCGGCGATGATGGCCAACGCGGTCGCGGCTGAGCAGAAATTGCTCGAGAAAGTTAGCTCGACCGAAGAGCTCAAAGAGTACGCCTCGGCGTGGGAGAAGATTGCGGACGTTCAGAAACGCAAAGCGAAAAAGCAGGGCCAGGGGGTCCTGATCAATTCCCGAATGTTCTCGATCGCTCAGGAACTGGTGCAGATGGCGACCGAAGACCTGAAGCCATCGAACGAACGGCTTGCCGAGTTCCAGGATTCGGGGCGTGAGTCGCTGGAGCAGCAACTCTTTTCTTCGGCTCCGATTTACAAGGAACTTCAGCAGGCGATTCTTGCAGACGAAATTGCTCGCATGTGCGAAATCCGCGGCGCCGACGATGAGCTTTGTCAAACGGTGCTTGCGGGCAAAAACCCGAACGATCGAGCGTCCGAATTGATCTTCAATTCAAAGCTCGATGATCCGGAAGTTCGTCAGCAGATTGCTGCCGGTGGTATCGACGCGATCAAGAACTCGGACGATCCGCTGATCAAGTTGGCTGTGGCCGTTGACGACAAAGTTCGTGCAGACCGAAAGGATTCTGAGGAACTGGGCGAAATCGAAAAACAGGCTTACGCGCAGATCTCGCAAGTCATGTTCGCGGCCAACGGAACTTCAGTGTATCCCGACGCGACTTTCACATTGCGACTGGCGTTCGGTCCGGTGATTGGGTACGAGGAAAAAGGGAAATCAATTCCAGCTTTCACGGACATCAACGGAACATTTGCTCACGAAGAAAGTCACAGCGGTCAGAAAGATTTCGATCTGCCAGAGTCGTGGACTTCGGCTCGTGACAAGATTCCTGGCGGCACGCGGATGAACTTTGTTTGCACCACGGACATCATCGGAGGAAACTCGGGATCTCCAGTTGTGAACAAGGATCTCGAACTGGTCGGATTGATCTTCGATGGGAATATTCAGTCTCTGATCGCCGACTACGCCTACACGGACAAGCAAGGCCGATCGGTAAGCGTTCACTCGAATGCGATTCGTGAATCCTTGCGTTACGTTTACGATGCCGAGTTCCTCGCAGATCAGCTTGGTAAATAA
- a CDS encoding SulP family inorganic anion transporter: protein MLNFFRQRTGNFKSDLLSGLTVALALVPEAIAFAFVAGVSPLVGLYSAFFIGLLTAIFGGRPGMISGATGAMAVVIGGAASLVAIHGVEYLFPTVILCGILQIVIGVARLGKLIRMVPHSVMLGFVNGLAIVIGLAQLGSFKALAEDGSLSFLQGPPLYWMLGLVALTMAIIWLLPKVTQAVPASLAAILTVTLISVAVNQSYQTEDNKENVLATVGDMLATNSKAEEIKELKGVDAHGHAMVAKEGEEVSAWSKMNESEQATAIGAILDAESDTGIAGGLPTLYFLDTEKQAPLNLETLRIIFPFAIVLCGVGLIESLMTLTLIDEITETRGQGNRECVGQGIANVVCGLFGGMGGCAMIGQSLINVNSGGRGRLSGITAAVSLLIFVLFLAPWIEQIPMAALVGVMFMVVIGTFEWASLKMFKRMPMSDVFVMIFVAGYTVFMHDLASAVILGVIISALVFAWQHATHIGADIKYNQYGSKIYQLHGPLFFASVSSFKDMFKVADDPDDVVIDFYYSRVYDQSGLEAINTLAEKYQSEGKRLHLTHLSPECQELLDKAGDLVEINVSEDPQYHVATDRLG, encoded by the coding sequence ATGCTTAACTTCTTCCGCCAGCGAACTGGCAATTTCAAAAGCGACCTGCTTTCAGGTCTTACCGTAGCCCTTGCTCTCGTACCCGAGGCGATTGCGTTTGCGTTTGTCGCTGGAGTATCGCCGCTGGTCGGTTTGTACTCGGCGTTCTTTATCGGTTTGCTGACCGCCATCTTTGGAGGCCGCCCGGGCATGATCTCCGGAGCAACCGGAGCGATGGCTGTTGTGATCGGTGGCGCTGCGTCGCTGGTTGCGATCCATGGAGTCGAATACCTGTTCCCGACTGTGATCCTATGCGGCATCCTGCAAATTGTGATCGGCGTCGCGAGACTTGGGAAGCTGATTCGAATGGTGCCGCACTCGGTTATGCTCGGCTTCGTCAACGGGTTGGCGATCGTGATCGGATTGGCTCAACTCGGAAGCTTCAAAGCTCTCGCCGAAGACGGTTCGCTTTCGTTCCTGCAAGGTCCTCCGCTTTATTGGATGCTGGGCCTGGTCGCGTTGACCATGGCGATTATCTGGCTGCTGCCAAAAGTAACCCAGGCGGTCCCTGCATCGCTGGCCGCGATCCTGACGGTCACTCTGATTTCAGTCGCCGTCAACCAGAGCTATCAAACAGAAGACAATAAAGAGAACGTGTTGGCGACCGTTGGCGACATGCTGGCGACGAATTCCAAAGCAGAAGAAATCAAGGAATTAAAAGGCGTCGATGCTCACGGCCACGCGATGGTCGCGAAAGAAGGCGAAGAAGTTTCCGCCTGGAGCAAGATGAATGAAAGCGAACAGGCGACCGCGATCGGTGCGATTCTCGATGCAGAGTCCGACACCGGAATCGCCGGCGGACTTCCAACGCTGTACTTTTTGGACACTGAGAAACAGGCACCGCTGAACCTCGAGACGTTGAGGATCATCTTTCCTTTCGCGATCGTGCTTTGTGGCGTTGGACTGATTGAATCCCTGATGACGCTGACTCTGATCGATGAAATCACAGAAACCCGCGGCCAGGGAAATCGCGAATGCGTTGGCCAGGGTATCGCCAATGTCGTTTGTGGACTGTTCGGAGGCATGGGCGGATGTGCCATGATCGGGCAGTCGCTGATCAATGTGAACTCCGGCGGACGCGGCAGACTTTCCGGTATCACGGCTGCTGTGAGCCTGTTGATTTTCGTGCTGTTTTTAGCCCCGTGGATCGAGCAAATTCCGATGGCGGCTCTCGTGGGTGTGATGTTCATGGTTGTGATTGGAACGTTTGAATGGGCATCGCTGAAGATGTTCAAACGGATGCCGATGTCCGACGTGTTCGTGATGATTTTTGTCGCTGGGTACACTGTTTTCATGCACGACCTTGCCTCAGCCGTAATTCTGGGCGTTATTATTTCGGCGTTGGTTTTCGCCTGGCAACACGCCACGCATATCGGGGCCGACATCAAGTACAACCAGTACGGCAGCAAAATCTATCAGCTGCACGGCCCATTGTTCTTCGCTTCGGTTTCGTCCTTCAAGGACATGTTCAAAGTCGCAGATGATCCGGATGACGTCGTCATCGATTTCTACTACTCACGCGTTTACGACCAGTCCGGTCTCGAAGCGATCAACACGCTGGCGGAAAAGTATCAGTCGGAAGGCAAGCGACTGCATTTGACGCATCTGAGCCCCGAATGTCAGGAACTGCTGGACAAAGCTGGCGACCTTGTGGAGATCAATGTTTCCGAAGATCCGCAGTACCACGTTGCTACCGACCGGTTGGGTTAG
- the radC gene encoding RadC family protein: MSKRKTKKERSGRYENIIQSIANLDSFDLPSARDRCDDRPFFVTRVVNELVKDGWLLKEPSKSTTNPDQFLWNEGRGKFDFRKWIDHRVNGTRIKATPEQERPRERLMERGASSLTESQLLAILIRSGRPGESAVMGGEKLARAFNTRLSDLPDASPSELKDISVAISKTAYCQIMAGIELGRRIASIAGDKVLHKIHGSHDAIEYCQRRFSRLIEDAKQEEFHVVTLDTKNQVIDTHQVTVGTLDASLVHPREVFRVAIKDAASSVILVHNHPSGDPTPSREDHEVTNRLTESGKLLGIDVLDHIVLGQPTSVSIREC; encoded by the coding sequence ATGTCGAAGCGAAAAACGAAAAAAGAGCGATCCGGCCGTTACGAAAACATCATTCAGAGCATCGCAAACCTTGACTCATTTGACTTGCCGTCTGCAAGAGATCGCTGCGACGATCGACCGTTTTTTGTCACGCGCGTCGTGAACGAACTGGTCAAGGACGGCTGGTTGTTAAAGGAACCGTCAAAATCGACGACGAACCCGGATCAGTTTCTTTGGAACGAAGGCAGAGGCAAGTTCGATTTCAGGAAATGGATCGACCACCGAGTTAACGGAACCCGGATCAAGGCGACGCCAGAACAGGAACGGCCCAGAGAACGCTTGATGGAACGCGGGGCCTCTTCGCTGACTGAATCGCAGTTGTTGGCAATCCTGATACGCTCAGGTCGTCCGGGTGAGTCTGCCGTGATGGGCGGCGAAAAACTTGCCCGCGCTTTCAATACGCGATTGAGCGATTTGCCAGACGCCAGCCCCAGCGAACTGAAGGACATCAGCGTCGCGATTTCAAAAACAGCCTACTGCCAAATCATGGCCGGCATAGAACTTGGGCGCAGAATTGCATCGATCGCCGGCGATAAAGTCCTGCACAAAATTCACGGCAGCCACGATGCGATCGAGTATTGTCAACGCAGGTTTTCACGGTTGATCGAAGACGCCAAACAGGAGGAATTTCATGTCGTGACACTCGATACCAAGAACCAGGTGATCGACACGCATCAGGTTACCGTCGGAACGTTGGACGCCAGCCTTGTTCATCCTCGCGAAGTCTTTCGGGTGGCGATCAAGGACGCCGCGTCATCGGTGATTCTGGTTCACAACCATCCTTCGGGGGATCCGACGCCCAGCCGAGAAGACCACGAGGTCACCAATCGGTTGACGGAGTCCGGCAAACTTCTGGGGATCGATGTGCTGGACCACATCGTGCTCGGCCAACCGACTTCGGTCAGCATCCGGGAATGTTAG
- a CDS encoding GNAT family N-acetyltransferase, with translation MSVEIQNVDFNDSEQSQQFLMLMDQYACDPMGGGKPLGPVVRDTLVEELQKQSSFNAAIAYVDGQPAGLVNYIEGFSTFAAKPLINIHDLAVHSDFRGRGLSHQLLAFVEKEAEKLGCCKLTLEVLAENLIAKNSYGKFGFEPYQLSEAGGPAQFWQKKLS, from the coding sequence ATGTCAGTAGAGATTCAAAATGTTGACTTCAACGATTCCGAGCAGTCCCAACAATTCCTGATGTTGATGGACCAGTACGCCTGTGATCCGATGGGAGGCGGGAAACCGCTGGGCCCGGTTGTTCGTGATACGCTGGTAGAAGAATTGCAAAAGCAAAGCTCGTTCAATGCGGCGATTGCCTATGTCGATGGCCAGCCTGCGGGGTTGGTGAACTACATCGAAGGGTTTTCAACGTTCGCGGCCAAGCCGTTGATCAACATTCATGACCTTGCCGTGCACTCAGACTTCCGCGGTCGCGGATTGTCTCATCAACTGTTGGCGTTTGTCGAAAAAGAGGCTGAAAAGCTGGGGTGCTGCAAGCTGACGCTTGAGGTCTTGGCTGAGAATCTGATTGCCAAAAACTCTTATGGCAAGTTTGGCTTCGAGCCCTATCAGCTATCTGAAGCTGGGGGACCGGCTCAGTTTTGGCAGAAGAAGTTGAGCTGA
- a CDS encoding response regulator, giving the protein METNIATEELPTRNKYAAAEIFVIDDEQLVVDTLTYFLRSAGFENVHGFCDSSEAISQIRFTRPDVVFTDIRMPGLDGNMITKMVRSFPHLYSVPIIAITADPNFDVSKSIISAGAESVLIKPVSREILIQRAVQAIDNAISKEATYDKPDVEYLVSEEEAKTMSIRPQAYRDESAVERRIRRRSRFRE; this is encoded by the coding sequence CGAAACAAATACGCCGCCGCCGAGATATTCGTGATCGACGACGAGCAACTGGTTGTTGATACGCTGACCTACTTTCTGCGATCGGCTGGATTTGAAAACGTCCATGGTTTCTGTGACTCGTCCGAAGCGATTTCGCAAATCCGGTTCACGCGCCCCGACGTCGTGTTTACAGACATTCGGATGCCGGGACTCGACGGCAACATGATCACAAAGATGGTAAGAAGTTTTCCGCATCTCTATAGCGTCCCAATTATCGCGATCACGGCCGATCCAAACTTCGACGTCTCAAAATCGATTATCAGTGCCGGTGCAGAATCCGTTCTGATAAAACCGGTCTCGCGCGAAATTCTGATTCAACGTGCCGTTCAGGCAATCGACAACGCCATCAGTAAAGAAGCCACCTACGACAAACCGGACGTCGAATATTTGGTGTCTGAAGAGGAAGCGAAAACGATGAGTATTCGGCCGCAAGCGTACCGTGACGAGTCTGCGGTTGAGCGCCGAATTCGACGTCGCAGTCGCTTTCGCGAATAA